A genomic stretch from Leptospira licerasiae serovar Varillal str. VAR 010 includes:
- a CDS encoding serine hydrolase domain-containing protein: MGGLLVNSFFASTSVKRFFLLSSVILFISNCSALDWGWVKLPSGLAWEQNETLDRNPVEGFRVEFPEELGMDSRPLIELSKKLRKEKTEVRSLLILKEGNLVFERYAGGISRNHNHNMYSVTKSVVSMLLGICYTADCGVDLEDSLSSIESGLPGLLPSELKGKESIRLKDALRMSSGMGWDSFPKKEDIRTDADPLAIAWTPSVSSAPGTKFEYSNGDTQLVAGYLEAKTGKTLYEYSKTTAFSWLGFKGEEWNTSKSGRQTAGFGLRLRPIDMAKLGQLYLDGGKWQGRQILKPEWIAWTLEPGVEKRYGLQFWIHEFEGKPSFMANGKGGQFIYVIPHRKIVLVMTSAIWDKAPDLVLTSALDAIRASLLSNDKIPSPDREEALLRELKISARTSLDPKLKEGADETRIAAEPGMKQNHP, encoded by the coding sequence ATGGGGGGTCTTTTAGTGAATAGTTTTTTTGCAAGTACATCAGTAAAACGTTTCTTTCTTCTCTCCTCAGTAATACTTTTTATTTCCAATTGTAGCGCCTTGGATTGGGGCTGGGTTAAACTTCCTTCCGGACTTGCTTGGGAGCAAAACGAGACCTTAGATAGAAACCCAGTAGAAGGTTTCCGGGTGGAATTTCCGGAAGAGCTTGGAATGGATTCCAGACCCTTGATCGAACTTTCGAAAAAACTCAGAAAAGAGAAAACCGAGGTCCGCTCCCTTCTCATTCTGAAAGAAGGAAACCTGGTCTTTGAAAGATATGCAGGTGGGATCTCGAGAAATCATAATCATAATATGTATTCGGTGACCAAGTCCGTGGTCTCCATGTTATTAGGAATTTGTTATACAGCTGATTGCGGAGTGGACTTGGAGGATAGTCTTTCTTCGATAGAGTCAGGTTTACCTGGCCTTCTTCCTTCCGAATTGAAAGGAAAAGAATCAATCCGACTTAAAGACGCGTTACGTATGAGTTCCGGAATGGGTTGGGATTCCTTTCCCAAAAAGGAAGATATCAGGACCGATGCAGATCCTCTTGCGATCGCTTGGACTCCCTCAGTATCCTCTGCTCCCGGAACTAAATTCGAATATTCTAATGGAGATACACAATTAGTTGCAGGTTATTTGGAAGCAAAGACCGGGAAAACATTATACGAGTATTCTAAGACCACCGCATTCTCTTGGTTGGGATTTAAGGGAGAAGAGTGGAATACCTCCAAATCGGGAAGGCAGACGGCCGGTTTCGGACTTCGGTTGAGACCGATCGATATGGCAAAGTTAGGGCAGCTTTATCTTGATGGAGGAAAATGGCAGGGCCGTCAGATCTTAAAACCCGAATGGATCGCTTGGACCTTAGAGCCGGGTGTTGAGAAAAGGTACGGGCTCCAATTCTGGATCCATGAATTCGAAGGAAAGCCTAGCTTCATGGCAAACGGAAAAGGTGGTCAATTCATCTATGTGATCCCTCACCGTAAGATCGTTTTAGTAATGACCAGCGCCATATGGGACAAGGCTCCTGATCTAGTTTTAACATCCGCTTTGGATGCAATAAGGGCGTCTTTACTATCTAATGATAAGATTCCTTCCCCTGATAGGGAGGAAGCTCTGCTTAGAGAACTCAAAATATCTGCCAGAACTTCTTTAGACCCTAAGTTGAAAGAAGGAGCGGATGAAACAAGGATTGCAGCAGAACCAGGGATGAAACAAAATCATCCTTAA
- the cutA gene encoding divalent-cation tolerance protein CutA produces MSSSQEILVFTTLADRDLAEEYIAEMLQLGIIVSGTIFPEVALLYQWEGKLTIDSENKILLKAKADKYAAIEEYIMKKHPYLAPEIIKMDVSFGSDKFKAFIKDKIAKGG; encoded by the coding sequence ATGTCTTCATCTCAAGAAATTTTAGTCTTCACTACTCTGGCGGATCGCGACCTTGCTGAAGAATATATCGCGGAAATGCTTCAGTTAGGTATCATCGTAAGCGGCACCATTTTTCCGGAAGTGGCTCTTTTATACCAGTGGGAAGGAAAGCTCACAATCGATTCTGAAAATAAAATTCTTCTAAAAGCGAAAGCGGATAAGTATGCCGCAATCGAAGAATATATCATGAAAAAACATCCTTATCTCGCTCCGGAGATCATCAAAATGGATGTAAGTTTCGGTTCCGATAAGTTTAAGGCTTTTATAAAGGATAAAATTGCGAAAGGAGGCTAA
- the uvrB gene encoding excinuclease ABC subunit UvrB, protein MSSIFKIHSNYKAAGDQVQAIEKIGQAFKRGEDKVTLVGVTGSGKTFTMAQVIANMGLPTLVLSHNKTLAAQLFREFKEFFPENAVEYFVSYYDYYQPEAYVPSSDTFIEKDMSMNEEIDKLRLRATSSLLERDDVVIVSSVSCIYGLGSPEEYVNSVVAVQKGDIIDRDQVIRKLLHIQYNRNDTDFSRGNFRVRGDSIEVYPAYHTDAFRIEFFGDEVDSISRIHPVTAQVIAKQEKCFIYPAKHFIMSAPLVKDAVKRIKDEMAEQEAKFTKENKFLEAQRIVSRTNYDMEMLQEMGYCNGIENYSRHLTGRKEGERPACLIDYFRGDFLLIVDESHVTIPQVGGMYAGDRARKQTLVDFGFRLPSALDNRPLNFTEFESLTPKTLYVSATPAEYELEKSKTRVEQIIRPTGLLDPNVEVRPTKNQVEDLLVEIRKRIDLGERVLVTTLTKKMAEDLSDYYKELGLKVSYLHSEVDTLERVEIIRDLRKGIYDVLIGINLLREGLDIPEVSLVAILDADKEGFLRNYKSLIQTIGRAARNINGTAILYADKVTDSMTKAIEETKRRRTIQEEHNVKYRISPQTIKKEIADMIERTEKELAPEEQAAEEINKKFREKNFSSKEVMKEKIREEMLKAAKELDFERAALLRDKMLSIKVNPTEEK, encoded by the coding sequence ATGTCTTCGATTTTTAAAATTCATTCCAACTACAAAGCGGCCGGAGATCAAGTCCAGGCGATAGAAAAAATAGGCCAAGCGTTCAAAAGGGGAGAAGATAAGGTCACCTTAGTGGGTGTGACCGGCTCCGGAAAAACATTCACAATGGCTCAGGTGATCGCAAATATGGGACTTCCCACCTTGGTCCTGTCGCATAACAAAACGTTGGCGGCACAGTTATTCCGCGAGTTTAAGGAGTTTTTCCCGGAGAATGCCGTAGAATACTTCGTTTCTTATTACGATTATTACCAACCTGAGGCTTACGTACCTTCTTCCGATACATTTATCGAAAAAGATATGTCCATGAACGAGGAAATAGACAAGCTTAGGCTTCGCGCTACTTCTTCTTTATTAGAAAGAGACGATGTTGTGATAGTAAGTTCCGTCTCTTGTATTTACGGTTTAGGATCTCCGGAAGAATATGTGAACTCTGTGGTCGCCGTTCAAAAAGGAGATATTATAGATAGAGATCAGGTGATCCGTAAACTTCTTCATATACAATACAATCGTAATGATACCGATTTTTCTCGCGGGAATTTCAGAGTAAGAGGAGACTCTATCGAAGTATATCCTGCTTATCATACGGACGCTTTCCGGATCGAATTTTTCGGCGACGAAGTTGATTCAATTTCCAGGATACATCCGGTTACCGCTCAGGTTATCGCAAAACAGGAAAAGTGTTTTATCTATCCGGCAAAACACTTCATCATGTCCGCCCCTTTGGTAAAGGACGCCGTCAAAAGAATTAAAGACGAGATGGCGGAACAAGAGGCCAAGTTCACCAAAGAAAATAAATTTTTAGAAGCACAGCGTATTGTATCCAGAACGAATTACGATATGGAGATGCTGCAAGAGATGGGTTATTGCAACGGGATCGAAAATTATTCCCGCCATCTTACCGGAAGGAAAGAAGGAGAAAGGCCTGCTTGTCTTATCGATTATTTCCGCGGGGATTTTTTACTCATAGTGGATGAGTCTCACGTTACAATTCCTCAGGTTGGAGGAATGTACGCAGGCGATAGAGCTCGTAAACAAACTCTGGTGGATTTCGGATTTAGATTACCTTCCGCCCTAGATAACCGGCCTTTAAACTTTACGGAATTCGAATCTTTAACACCTAAAACTCTATATGTATCCGCGACTCCTGCGGAATACGAATTGGAGAAGAGCAAAACAAGAGTAGAACAGATCATTCGTCCTACCGGTCTTTTAGATCCGAATGTGGAAGTCCGACCTACTAAAAATCAGGTGGAGGATCTTTTGGTAGAGATCCGAAAAAGGATCGATCTGGGAGAGAGAGTGCTTGTCACCACGTTGACCAAAAAGATGGCCGAAGATCTTTCGGACTATTATAAAGAATTAGGTCTCAAAGTTTCTTATCTACACTCCGAAGTGGATACCTTGGAAAGAGTCGAGATTATCCGAGATCTTAGAAAGGGGATTTATGACGTTCTGATCGGTATCAACCTTTTGAGAGAGGGCTTGGATATCCCTGAGGTTTCTCTTGTCGCCATTTTGGACGCAGACAAAGAAGGTTTTTTAAGAAATTATAAATCCTTAATACAGACGATAGGTAGAGCCGCAAGGAATATCAACGGAACTGCAATATTATACGCGGATAAGGTCACAGATTCTATGACCAAAGCCATTGAAGAGACCAAAAGAAGAAGAACTATCCAGGAAGAACATAACGTTAAATACAGGATCTCTCCTCAAACGATCAAAAAGGAAATTGCCGATATGATCGAAAGGACCGAAAAAGAACTGGCTCCTGAAGAACAAGCGGCAGAAGAGATCAACAAGAAGTTCAGAGAGAAAAACTTCTCATCAAAAGAGGTAATGAAAGAAAAGATCCGAGAAGAGATGTTAAAAGCTGCCAAGGAACTGGATTTCGAAAGGGCAGCGCTACTCAGGGACAAAATGCTTTCTATCAAAGTGAATCCTACAGAGGAAAAATGA
- a CDS encoding LIC_10730 family protein has translation MKIKFGILLCFLVLNCFFAVDWSSDESGKVKGKGSVEDFPEPENANLSKEELSKRSKKGGFKTREEQELFDMMISSGTDQNTARNCATKYGNCKSQCWTQYPIPKVETVFTAITVDRKRENCIARCSNLCDDYTPSTSRGSMPNSGKGNYSDPNAPRY, from the coding sequence ATGAAAATTAAATTCGGCATACTACTATGCTTCTTGGTCCTAAATTGCTTTTTTGCAGTGGATTGGAGTTCCGACGAATCCGGCAAAGTCAAAGGAAAAGGTTCCGTGGAAGATTTTCCGGAGCCTGAAAATGCAAATCTGAGCAAGGAAGAACTTTCCAAAAGATCCAAAAAGGGAGGTTTCAAAACCAGAGAAGAACAGGAACTTTTCGATATGATGATCTCCTCCGGCACGGACCAAAACACTGCTCGGAATTGCGCCACAAAGTATGGAAATTGCAAAAGCCAATGTTGGACCCAATATCCTATCCCTAAAGTAGAGACTGTTTTTACGGCAATCACTGTGGATCGTAAGAGAGAAAATTGTATTGCGAGATGCAGTAATCTTTGCGACGATTATACTCCTTCCACTTCCAGAGGTTCCATGCCGAACTCCGGCAAAGGAAATTATTCCGACCCGAACGCTCCCAGATACTGA
- a CDS encoding S1 RNA-binding domain-containing protein: MKEDQKELFQKLLDESFRKKAALEPGAKVSALVTSSKSDYVFIKIQEAGLSGIIAADEFTEAPPKQGETIEAYFLQESSGDQYFTTCLNGDTISKDMVSVAHSAEIPVLGHIIGENDAGVEVKLGELTGFCPFSQLDPELKKQNNGVGKRVRFLISEVGNKGKIIVSQKKIADKEREAKISVLKGELKPGMFVTCKVKSVHTFGLIVEADGLTALVPASEATFKKGADLTKEFHPGQVLRAKVLKLDWEEEKHSFTVKDFLKDPWAQNVPFKEGDLVNGTVESVKPFGVFVKLNEHFSGLVPNRETGLQNRTPAAQHFKIGDSVSAFVTEVNIGKRQISLSLVKAKEVQERLDYSGYLSEETSSTGSFGAILAKSLNKGQKKG; encoded by the coding sequence ATGAAAGAAGATCAAAAAGAACTGTTTCAAAAATTACTGGATGAAAGTTTCCGGAAAAAGGCGGCCTTAGAACCCGGGGCAAAAGTTTCTGCGTTAGTCACTAGTTCAAAATCGGATTACGTTTTCATAAAGATACAAGAAGCAGGTCTTTCCGGGATTATTGCGGCCGACGAATTCACGGAAGCTCCTCCTAAACAGGGAGAAACAATTGAGGCTTACTTTTTACAGGAATCTTCCGGAGACCAATACTTCACCACTTGTTTGAACGGGGACACAATCTCCAAAGATATGGTATCTGTGGCTCATTCCGCAGAGATCCCTGTTTTGGGTCATATCATAGGAGAGAATGATGCGGGCGTAGAAGTCAAGTTAGGCGAACTTACCGGTTTCTGTCCGTTTTCCCAATTAGACCCAGAGCTAAAAAAACAAAATAATGGAGTAGGCAAAAGGGTTCGTTTCCTCATTTCAGAAGTGGGAAATAAGGGAAAGATCATCGTTTCCCAAAAGAAAATCGCAGATAAGGAAAGAGAGGCCAAAATTTCAGTCCTAAAAGGCGAGCTTAAACCTGGAATGTTCGTAACCTGCAAGGTCAAATCAGTTCATACTTTCGGATTGATCGTAGAAGCAGACGGACTCACTGCACTCGTTCCCGCTTCCGAAGCTACTTTCAAAAAAGGAGCGGACCTAACCAAAGAATTCCATCCTGGCCAAGTTCTGAGAGCCAAAGTTTTAAAATTAGATTGGGAAGAAGAAAAACACAGTTTTACTGTTAAGGATTTTCTAAAAGATCCTTGGGCCCAAAACGTTCCTTTCAAAGAAGGTGATTTAGTCAATGGAACGGTAGAAAGTGTGAAACCTTTCGGAGTATTCGTAAAATTGAATGAACATTTCTCCGGGCTTGTCCCGAACAGAGAAACCGGATTACAAAATCGTACACCCGCCGCTCAACATTTCAAGATTGGAGATTCGGTTTCCGCGTTTGTGACAGAAGTGAATATAGGCAAAAGGCAGATCTCACTTTCACTTGTGAAAGCGAAAGAAGTTCAGGAAAGATTGGATTACAGCGGATATCTTTCCGAGGAAACTTCTTCCACCGGATCTTTCGGGGCTATTCTTGCAAAATCCTTAAACAAAGGACAGAAAAAGGGTTAA
- a CDS encoding histidine kinase has translation MGQEIRDISDNIRLTVEDGRILSLKTHRITRSVEEHIQQAIELILDKVTYPTLVPTIYTIVKELSINACKANQKRIFFEEKGYDIENPIQYKKGVSEYKELFSESMAEEYGNKSKKKGYFCLITFDYSMDGIRVEVTNNTPVTIEEEKSLREKLEKGMQYGDIAQFYLDNADNTEGAGLGLALILIMLKGEGIDPSFFRIIIRKDVTIARLEVPLSSNFKSVRDQDFSRA, from the coding sequence ATGGGTCAGGAAATCCGGGATATATCAGACAATATCCGGCTTACGGTGGAGGACGGAAGAATCCTCTCTCTAAAGACCCATCGGATCACCAGATCGGTCGAGGAACATATCCAACAAGCGATCGAGCTCATCTTGGATAAGGTCACTTATCCCACCCTTGTTCCAACGATTTACACTATCGTAAAAGAATTATCGATCAACGCCTGCAAGGCAAATCAAAAAAGGATCTTCTTTGAGGAAAAAGGCTACGATATAGAGAATCCGATCCAGTACAAAAAAGGAGTCTCCGAATATAAGGAATTATTCTCCGAAAGTATGGCGGAAGAATACGGAAACAAATCCAAAAAGAAGGGATATTTTTGTCTGATCACATTCGACTATTCCATGGACGGAATTCGGGTCGAAGTCACAAACAATACACCAGTCACTATAGAGGAAGAAAAATCCCTCCGAGAAAAATTAGAAAAAGGAATGCAGTACGGAGACATCGCCCAATTCTATTTAGATAACGCCGATAACACGGAAGGAGCGGGACTAGGACTCGCGCTCATACTAATTATGCTAAAAGGAGAAGGTATCGATCCTTCTTTTTTCAGGATCATCATCCGTAAAGATGTAACGATCGCCAGATTAGAAGTTCCTCTTTCGTCTAATTTTAAATCCGTACGAGATCAGGATTTTTCCCGCGCTTAG
- a CDS encoding tRNA (cytidine(34)-2'-O)-methyltransferase, with translation MALRIALYRPEIPPNTGNIARLCVALGAELHIVGEPAFELSEKAARRAGLDYWDKLKLTLHPNWEDFSKSLPFDSKLYLISTKGKVSYTTPKYGENDVFLFGNETSGLPQEIFQSEIPNGILRIPMEEDCRCLNLSNAVAVIAYEALRQIRRW, from the coding sequence ATGGCTCTCCGGATCGCATTGTATCGACCGGAGATACCTCCCAATACGGGAAATATCGCCCGACTCTGTGTAGCATTAGGAGCAGAGTTGCATATCGTAGGAGAACCTGCCTTCGAGCTGTCTGAAAAAGCGGCAAGAAGAGCAGGGTTAGATTATTGGGATAAACTAAAATTGACCCTCCATCCAAACTGGGAGGATTTTTCAAAATCCTTACCTTTTGATTCCAAATTATATTTAATATCCACTAAGGGCAAAGTCTCTTATACAACTCCGAAGTACGGGGAGAATGACGTATTTTTGTTCGGAAATGAAACATCAGGATTACCTCAGGAAATTTTTCAATCAGAGATCCCTAATGGGATCCTTAGAATTCCGATGGAAGAAGATTGTAGATGTTTGAATTTGAGTAACGCAGTTGCCGTAATTGCGTACGAGGCATTGCGCCAAATCCGTCGCTGGTGA
- a CDS encoding rhomboid family intramembrane serine protease, whose protein sequence is MRLDITLITILVTGAISLYTLYVDQNLLDKLILRPFRDSKEGNYYTLATSGFVHADFSHLFFNMLTLYFFGRHVDMVLGPLGFMGLYLASILIANLVSYQKNKTDANYASLGASGGTSGIVFASILFYPYSKIFFFFIPIPIPGPLYAILYLGYSYYASKNRQDGINHDAHFYGALTGLAVAILVQPLSLIAFIQYVLGAFI, encoded by the coding sequence ATGAGATTAGATATTACACTTATTACCATACTAGTCACCGGAGCAATAAGCCTTTACACATTATATGTGGACCAAAATCTTTTGGATAAACTGATCCTAAGGCCTTTTCGAGATTCTAAGGAGGGGAATTATTATACCTTAGCCACTAGCGGATTCGTCCACGCCGACTTTTCTCATTTATTCTTTAATATGCTGACCCTTTATTTTTTCGGAAGGCATGTGGATATGGTGCTCGGGCCCCTGGGATTTATGGGCTTGTATTTGGCGAGCATCCTGATCGCAAATTTAGTTTCTTATCAAAAAAATAAAACGGATGCGAATTATGCAAGCCTTGGCGCTTCCGGCGGGACTTCCGGGATCGTCTTTGCTTCTATCTTATTCTATCCTTATTCTAAAATTTTCTTTTTCTTTATACCGATCCCGATACCCGGACCTTTATATGCGATCTTATATTTAGGATATTCCTATTACGCTTCTAAGAATAGGCAAGATGGGATCAATCACGATGCTCACTTTTACGGAGCGTTAACAGGACTCGCGGTTGCTATCTTAGTACAACCGCTTTCGTTAATTGCTTTTATCCAATATGTGTTAGGCGCGTTTATATAA
- a CDS encoding bifunctional folylpolyglutamate synthase/dihydrofolate synthase, with protein MSIPDFLEFGSKLTNLEKTRNFNVFGDYSLDPFRNLLDSYGWRIRKKERLRISVVGTNGKGSVSHFLAASFSNLGYKTGLYTSPHLFDPKERIRLSPNFEPVSNEDLKEISNILFSQSNAEELSFLSWFEWFTLGSFVLFEKRDIAVQVYEAGLGGRLDATKLADPDILVVCAIGEDHKAVLGNTKEAILKEKLGIVSARTKIVFALEPEPSLLKILKEFCSEKDLKLYLYPALPEGRSYLDHNQEYVKFIVHRLEEIISKKLPFLEKTGQTNSKPVPRPPGRLEIISNSPMIIFDPAHNPDAIRVTLASLSSVFPGKRFSILAGFLPDKEGESMAEKILNYTKEQNTNFYFLDSKEFKLPEGYRSNSIPPEKLSEILKPSGQEDGILVLGSFRLYSYIKTSN; from the coding sequence ATGTCTATCCCTGATTTTTTAGAATTCGGATCGAAACTGACCAATTTAGAGAAGACGAGGAATTTTAACGTATTTGGGGATTATTCCCTGGATCCGTTCCGAAATCTTTTAGATTCGTACGGCTGGAGAATTAGAAAAAAAGAAAGACTTAGGATCTCAGTAGTAGGCACAAACGGAAAAGGTTCCGTTTCCCATTTTTTGGCGGCAAGTTTTTCGAATTTAGGATATAAAACTGGCCTATATACTTCTCCCCATTTATTCGATCCGAAAGAAAGGATCAGGCTTAGTCCTAATTTTGAGCCAGTGAGCAACGAAGATCTAAAAGAAATTTCTAATATACTATTTTCACAGAGTAATGCAGAAGAACTTTCTTTCCTTTCTTGGTTTGAATGGTTTACTTTGGGATCTTTCGTTTTATTCGAAAAAAGAGATATTGCTGTCCAAGTTTACGAAGCAGGTCTAGGAGGAAGATTAGACGCCACGAAACTGGCAGATCCGGATATTCTCGTAGTCTGTGCAATCGGAGAAGATCATAAGGCGGTCTTGGGCAATACCAAAGAAGCCATCTTAAAGGAAAAATTAGGAATAGTTTCCGCAAGAACTAAGATCGTATTCGCATTAGAACCGGAACCTTCTCTTTTAAAGATACTGAAAGAGTTTTGCTCTGAAAAAGATCTAAAACTATATCTTTATCCTGCATTGCCGGAAGGAAGATCATATTTGGATCATAATCAAGAATACGTAAAGTTTATTGTACATAGATTAGAAGAGATTATTTCCAAGAAACTGCCTTTTTTAGAAAAGACTGGACAAACAAATTCTAAGCCTGTTCCCCGTCCACCTGGCAGATTAGAAATTATATCCAATTCTCCAATGATCATATTTGATCCAGCGCATAATCCGGATGCAATACGAGTTACACTTGCATCATTATCTTCTGTATTCCCAGGCAAAAGATTTTCCATCTTAGCCGGATTTTTACCTGACAAAGAAGGAGAATCCATGGCGGAAAAAATTTTGAATTATACGAAAGAGCAAAATACGAATTTTTATTTTTTAGATTCGAAAGAATTTAAACTTCCGGAAGGATACCGATCCAATTCCATTCCGCCGGAAAAACTTTCCGAAATCCTAAAACCATCCGGACAAGAAGATGGGATCTTAGTTTTAGGAAGTTTCAGATTATACTCTTATATCAAAACTTCAAATTGA
- the aroE gene encoding shikimate dehydrogenase has product MKSRILVKKKRNQLKIFRDSSKYFGIVGQPLSHTLSPLLHSSWYEDLSLDCGYLVFPVETLEKKELLTLSKFGVRGLSVTIPHKEIAFQLADKTDETSQTVRASNTLVFENGSISAHNTDGIGAVRAIIESFPESLKGKVLLIGSGGSARGISFTLLKEASVKDLTIAARNRITSEELTGLLSKVSSSKIQSKDLNEVQKDFSEYSLIIHTTPLGMKGKDPGPAIPESCFREGQVVFDIVYNPLETTLVLGAKKMGAKIVPGTEMLLYQAVEQFRLFTGVSLSPELIQKGRSRLLKALGYT; this is encoded by the coding sequence ATAAAGTCGAGAATTTTAGTAAAAAAGAAGCGGAACCAATTGAAAATCTTTCGAGACAGCTCAAAATACTTCGGGATCGTGGGCCAGCCCTTATCTCATACCTTATCGCCCTTGTTACATAGCTCATGGTACGAAGACCTGAGCCTGGACTGCGGATATTTGGTTTTTCCTGTGGAAACTTTGGAAAAAAAGGAACTTCTTACTTTGTCAAAGTTCGGGGTCAGAGGTTTATCGGTAACCATTCCTCATAAAGAAATCGCGTTTCAACTTGCGGATAAAACGGACGAAACCTCCCAAACAGTCCGAGCAAGTAACACTTTAGTTTTTGAGAACGGATCGATTAGCGCGCATAATACGGACGGGATCGGTGCTGTTCGTGCAATAATAGAATCTTTTCCGGAAAGTTTAAAAGGAAAAGTTTTATTGATCGGAAGCGGCGGTAGCGCTCGTGGAATTTCTTTCACATTATTGAAAGAAGCGTCCGTAAAAGATCTAACCATCGCAGCAAGAAATCGTATAACTTCGGAAGAATTAACCGGATTACTCTCCAAAGTATCTTCCTCAAAGATTCAGTCCAAAGATTTAAATGAAGTCCAAAAGGATTTTTCGGAATATTCTCTTATCATCCACACCACTCCTCTCGGAATGAAAGGAAAAGATCCGGGACCCGCTATCCCGGAGTCTTGTTTTAGGGAAGGACAAGTGGTATTCGATATAGTCTACAATCCATTGGAAACTACTTTGGTTTTAGGAGCCAAGAAGATGGGAGCGAAGATTGTGCCTGGAACGGAAATGTTACTCTACCAAGCAGTGGAACAATTCAGATTATTCACCGGTGTAAGTTTAAGCCCTGAGTTGATCCAAAAAGGTAGATCCAGGCTTTTAAAAGCACTCGGATACACCTGA
- a CDS encoding glycosyltransferase family 2 protein, giving the protein MLPISACIITLNEEDNIERCLSSLDFVNEIIVLDSGSKDRTESIAKQKGAKVVLRKFDDYVSQKNHVISLAVNPWILTLDADEELSPGLKEEIKNLFKNGEPEEDGFIIPRLTMYMGKWIRHGGWYPNYRARLFLKSKGKFVGGKVHEAVALSGKRKKLKHPVFHYSYENLFDHVSFINRYSELAATEKFGKGKRSGLFIALLEAGYKSFWMYFVRLGFLDGRRGLILAIMGFYYNFLKYAKVFEMTLAEKVKKTGN; this is encoded by the coding sequence ATGCTCCCAATCTCAGCTTGTATCATCACATTAAACGAAGAAGATAATATCGAAAGATGTCTTTCTTCTCTAGATTTCGTAAACGAGATCATAGTATTGGATTCCGGTTCCAAGGATAGAACGGAAAGTATCGCAAAACAAAAGGGAGCCAAAGTAGTTCTCCGGAAATTCGACGATTACGTTTCCCAAAAAAACCATGTGATCTCTTTAGCCGTAAATCCTTGGATACTTACCTTGGATGCGGACGAAGAACTTTCTCCCGGTCTAAAAGAAGAGATCAAAAACCTATTCAAGAACGGAGAACCGGAAGAAGACGGATTCATAATCCCAAGACTTACAATGTACATGGGAAAATGGATCCGACACGGAGGTTGGTATCCGAATTATAGGGCCAGACTATTCCTAAAATCAAAAGGAAAATTTGTGGGTGGAAAAGTCCACGAAGCGGTCGCTTTGTCCGGAAAAAGAAAGAAGTTAAAACATCCGGTATTCCATTATTCTTACGAAAACCTATTCGATCATGTGTCCTTTATAAATAGATACTCCGAACTCGCGGCCACCGAAAAATTCGGAAAAGGAAAACGGTCCGGCTTATTTATAGCATTACTTGAAGCAGGATATAAATCCTTTTGGATGTATTTTGTAAGACTAGGGTTTTTGGACGGAAGGAGAGGATTGATCCTCGCCATTATGGGATTCTATTATAATTTCCTAAAATATGCTAAGGTATTCGAAATGACTTTGGCGGAAAAAGTTAAGAAAACCGGTAACTAA
- a CDS encoding ATP-binding protein gives MSFSLGEIEARIRELLANGLTGNSQDFHAWIRMDTLRKFREEPSFAPDWVPKVLDELVVSGEAAKSKLDPREYTLSAQSTLRKKTSKSEEYLILGRTEFQPMQYVRSRMESFLRANGIDEDMIVDLTIGSIEAVENAVKYGDGGNVEVAYTIEKSGIFKIRLVNNLRELNIEEDIERGKFSSTATLMRGMMVMQKLFDKMDLEILEDKRQALFMAEKILPK, from the coding sequence ATGTCCTTTTCCCTAGGAGAGATAGAAGCCCGCATTAGGGAACTCCTAGCAAACGGTTTAACAGGTAATTCCCAGGATTTCCATGCGTGGATCCGTATGGACACTCTTCGCAAATTCAGAGAAGAGCCTTCCTTCGCTCCGGATTGGGTTCCCAAAGTTCTAGACGAGCTCGTTGTTTCCGGAGAAGCAGCAAAGAGTAAATTAGATCCGAGAGAATATACTCTCTCTGCACAATCCACTCTTCGCAAAAAAACATCCAAGAGCGAAGAATACCTTATACTAGGCCGCACCGAATTCCAGCCGATGCAATATGTAAGAAGCAGAATGGAATCTTTCCTAAGAGCCAACGGAATTGACGAGGACATGATCGTGGACTTGACCATCGGTTCCATCGAAGCGGTGGAAAATGCAGTCAAATACGGTGACGGTGGAAATGTAGAAGTCGCTTATACAATCGAAAAAAGCGGAATTTTCAAGATCCGACTGGTGAACAACCTGAGAGAATTGAATATCGAAGAAGATATAGAAAGAGGAAAATTTTCTTCCACTGCCACTCTTATGAGAGGAATGATGGTAATGCAAAAATTATTCGATAAAATGGATCTAGAGATCTTAGAGGATAAAAGACAGGCCTTATTTATGGCCGAAAAAATCCTTCCGAAGTAA